One genomic region from Quercus robur chromosome 4, dhQueRobu3.1, whole genome shotgun sequence encodes:
- the LOC126720788 gene encoding mitotic-spindle organizing protein 1A-like gives MDPEAAQKARESLELAFQMSNILDTGLDRHTLSVLIALCDLGLNPESLAAVVKELPTHTHTQHNHNHNHNNTGVLDS, from the coding sequence ATGGATCCAGAGGCAGCACAAAAGGCCAGAGAGTCCCTGGAATTGGCATTCCAAATGTCCAACATTCTAGACACTGGTCTCGACCGCCACACCCTCTCTGTTCTCATTGCTCTCTGTGACCTCGGTCTCAACCCTGAATCACTCGCTGCCGTTGTCAAAGAActcccaacacacacacacacccaacacaaccacaaccacaaccacaacaacaCAG